A DNA window from Deinococcus multiflagellatus contains the following coding sequences:
- a CDS encoding ATP-binding protein — MTPQAGLYLKTLGVPQVTLDGAALDVPGKSLALLAYLALEGQTPREVLADLLWTDQDEGAARRNLRVQVHRLRACGVGAWLEVSGSALALCPSVRVDLTELRAALARGEPGQAAALAGGRFLDHLGVPGAATFEDWREATAQAAFEDQLRALDAAAAAHAGAGHWAAALEGHRRALSLDPLRERTVRAVMDAHLALGQPADALAAYETLERRLRQELGAGPLPATAALKAQVDALLAGPAPSPRPAGVPLVGREADCAALRTGRLTLVLGEAGVGKTRLVTEAAGDALVVRGAAELTPLPYGALLDLLRSAGLHRCPERLRPVLSAALAAPGAPGLTDRAALLDALAQALVSLCSGHTLIVEDLHWLDPSTLEAAFLALHRGVPRLWLTARPGELAARADLQAVLARLDPPRLALAELGEAEVARLIERLSGAPAPLFSRRLFEATAGHPLFLLETLRDLRERGLLTERGGRWHTPFDASTVDYAEVPISSSVAAAIAQRVERLGPQTRQLLQAGALWGEIFPVALVAAACDLPELAALDALERAEAARLIVPEGPAYRFGHHLHRRVLAAGVGAPRARLLHGRLARLAPPGTPAAAVARHFEQAGEGPLAWPHWQQAAQEAAGLYAHAEALDLYALALAGSPPPQAAFALHAARSELCRHLDDPATRAQALAAMQALAHDTQDPALHAEHAAHHAKFCTEQDDYEAAVATVQAALNTWGPLLSADHHSALLLEGGAALACLERWPEAEAALNRALGHGPAPARRSNILYWLGYSHFQSGQFERAAEQYRASLAALPGETPTRGRVLSLWRYGASLRRLGQCRDAAAALTDADTCARTLNAGSIRGLIVAEQAALALDTGDHDAARALALEAQALLSPHGDEGWDVLRPVLATVGLVRGS, encoded by the coding sequence ATGACCCCCCAGGCTGGGCTGTACCTCAAGACGCTGGGCGTGCCGCAGGTCACCCTGGACGGCGCGGCGCTGGACGTCCCCGGCAAGAGTCTGGCGCTGCTGGCGTACCTCGCCCTGGAAGGCCAGACCCCGCGCGAGGTGCTGGCCGACCTGCTGTGGACCGACCAGGACGAGGGCGCGGCGCGGCGCAACCTGCGGGTGCAGGTGCACCGCCTGCGGGCCTGCGGGGTGGGGGCGTGGCTGGAGGTGTCGGGGTCAGCGCTGGCCCTGTGCCCCAGCGTGCGCGTGGACCTGACTGAACTGCGCGCCGCGCTGGCCAGGGGCGAGCCGGGGCAGGCCGCCGCCCTGGCTGGGGGCCGCTTTCTGGACCATCTGGGCGTGCCGGGCGCCGCCACCTTCGAGGACTGGCGCGAGGCCACGGCGCAGGCCGCCTTTGAAGACCAGTTGCGCGCCCTGGACGCCGCCGCCGCCGCCCACGCCGGGGCCGGCCACTGGGCCGCCGCCCTGGAGGGCCACCGCCGCGCCCTGAGCCTGGACCCCCTGCGCGAACGCACCGTGCGCGCCGTCATGGACGCGCATCTGGCCCTGGGGCAACCCGCCGACGCCCTGGCCGCCTACGAGACCCTGGAGCGGCGGCTGCGTCAGGAGCTGGGCGCCGGGCCCCTGCCCGCCACCGCAGCCCTGAAAGCCCAGGTGGACGCGCTGCTGGCGGGTCCGGCGCCCAGCCCGCGCCCGGCGGGCGTGCCGCTGGTGGGCCGCGAGGCCGACTGCGCCGCCCTGCGCACGGGCCGCCTGACGCTGGTGCTGGGTGAGGCGGGCGTGGGCAAGACCCGGCTGGTCACCGAGGCGGCCGGGGACGCGCTGGTGGTGCGCGGCGCGGCGGAACTCACGCCGCTGCCCTACGGCGCGCTGCTGGACCTGCTGAGAAGCGCGGGGCTGCACCGCTGCCCCGAACGGCTGCGGCCGGTGCTGAGTGCTGCCCTGGCCGCCCCCGGCGCCCCGGGCCTGACTGACCGCGCCGCCCTGCTGGACGCGCTGGCCCAGGCCCTGGTGAGCCTGTGCAGCGGGCACACCCTGATCGTCGAAGACCTGCACTGGCTGGACCCCAGCACCCTGGAAGCGGCCTTCCTGGCGCTGCACCGGGGCGTGCCCCGGCTGTGGCTGACCGCCCGGCCCGGCGAACTGGCCGCCCGCGCCGACCTTCAGGCCGTGCTGGCCCGCCTGGACCCCCCGCGCCTCGCGCTGGCCGAACTGGGCGAGGCCGAGGTGGCCCGCCTGATCGAGCGCCTCTCGGGGGCCCCGGCGCCGCTGTTCAGCCGCCGCCTGTTTGAAGCCACCGCCGGGCATCCGCTGTTTTTGCTCGAAACCCTGCGCGACCTGCGCGAGCGCGGTCTGCTCACCGAGCGCGGTGGTCGCTGGCACACCCCCTTTGACGCCTCGACGGTGGATTACGCCGAGGTGCCCATTTCCAGCAGTGTGGCCGCCGCCATCGCGCAGCGGGTAGAGCGCCTGGGCCCCCAGACGCGGCAGCTGCTGCAGGCGGGGGCGCTGTGGGGCGAAATCTTTCCGGTGGCCCTGGTGGCCGCCGCCTGCGACCTGCCCGAACTGGCCGCCCTGGACGCCCTGGAGCGCGCCGAAGCCGCCCGGCTGATCGTGCCCGAGGGCCCGGCCTACCGCTTTGGACACCACCTGCACCGCCGGGTGCTGGCCGCCGGCGTGGGGGCCCCGCGCGCGCGGCTGCTGCATGGTCGGCTGGCACGGCTGGCGCCCCCCGGCACCCCCGCCGCCGCGGTGGCCCGCCACTTTGAACAGGCGGGCGAAGGCCCCCTGGCGTGGCCGCACTGGCAGCAGGCCGCGCAGGAGGCCGCCGGGCTTTACGCCCACGCCGAGGCCCTGGACCTGTACGCGCTGGCCCTGGCGGGCTCTCCCCCACCCCAGGCCGCCTTTGCCCTGCATGCCGCCCGCAGCGAACTGTGCCGCCACCTGGACGACCCGGCCACCCGCGCGCAGGCGCTGGCGGCCATGCAGGCCCTGGCCCACGACACCCAGGACCCCGCCCTGCACGCCGAGCACGCTGCGCACCACGCCAAGTTCTGCACCGAACAGGACGACTACGAGGCGGCGGTGGCCACTGTGCAGGCGGCCCTGAACACCTGGGGCCCGCTGCTCAGCGCCGACCACCACTCGGCCCTGCTGCTGGAGGGCGGCGCCGCCCTGGCCTGCCTGGAGCGCTGGCCCGAGGCCGAAGCGGCCCTGAACCGCGCCCTGGGGCACGGCCCCGCCCCGGCGCGCCGGTCCAACATCCTGTACTGGCTGGGCTACAGCCACTTTCAGAGTGGCCAGTTTGAGCGGGCCGCCGAGCAGTACCGCGCCTCGCTGGCCGCCCTGCCCGGCGAAACCCCCACCCGGGGCCGCGTGCTGAGCCTGTGGCGCTACGGCGCCAGCCTGCGCCGCCTGGGCCAGTGCCGGGACGCAGCGGCGGCGCTGACCGACGCCGACACCTGCGCCCGCACCCTGAACGCCGGTTCGATTCGCGGTCTGATTGTGGCCGAGCAGGCCGCGCTGGCCCTGGACACTGGCGACCACGACGCCGCCCGCGCCCTGGCCTTGGAGGCGCAGGCGCTGCTGTCCCCCCACGGCGACGAGGGCTGGGACGTGCTGCGGCCGGTGCTGGCGACGGTGGGACTGGTCCGGGGCAGTTGA
- a CDS encoding class I adenylate-forming enzyme family protein — protein sequence MRAAWRAVTATGVLAPSSPRALLGLAAAVLRHGPTLYALVAWHARRTPHRVALTDADGPATWAQLQARADEVAARLGPFTRPGDWAALCSEGGRPFVAGLLGALRVGARVLLLPPGPPDEVARRLAGHPIRALLTDDPRLDALNLPTVALTAGAPGSQPQPGAPRPGWPRAGRPVLLTSGTTGEPRVVTRRVSPRAASRVGLRLLQALRPARERAALLPLPLWHGHGLSTLALALALGTPLHLRRGARAAELWAVLAQEQVGTLVVVPTLLRRLLQETGHAPALHTVICGSAPLDPALAVQTQARLGDVLFNLYGSTETGLIALATPDDLRAEPGSVGHPLPGVQVRTAPDGQLQVRGLLSRGWLNTGDLGTLDPAGRVHLRGRADDLMIVGGENVWPAQLEAVLGAQPGVRACAVFGVPCAEYGQAPLAFVELAPEGGGAATLHQRLAEVLPRRLRPRLTVLPALPRTETGKVARAELRARLSEASLLVAR from the coding sequence ATGAGGGCCGCGTGGCGCGCCGTCACGGCCACCGGGGTGCTGGCCCCATCCTCGCCAAGGGCCTTGCTGGGGCTGGCGGCAGCCGTGCTGCGCCACGGCCCTACCCTTTATGCGTTGGTGGCGTGGCACGCGCGGCGCACCCCCCACCGTGTGGCGCTCACCGATGCGGACGGGCCGGCCACCTGGGCGCAGCTACAAGCGCGCGCCGACGAGGTGGCAGCCCGCCTGGGGCCCTTCACCCGCCCCGGCGACTGGGCCGCGCTGTGCAGCGAGGGTGGGCGGCCCTTCGTGGCCGGGCTGCTGGGGGCGCTGCGGGTGGGGGCGCGGGTGCTGCTGCTGCCCCCGGGCCCGCCCGACGAGGTGGCCCGGCGCCTGGCGGGCCACCCTATCCGCGCGCTGCTCACCGATGATCCGCGCCTGGACGCACTGAACCTGCCCACGGTGGCCCTGACGGCGGGGGCCCCGGGCAGCCAACCCCAACCCGGCGCGCCCCGCCCCGGCTGGCCCCGCGCTGGCCGCCCAGTGCTGCTGACTTCCGGCACCACAGGCGAACCCCGGGTGGTCACGCGCCGGGTCTCGCCCCGGGCGGCCAGCCGGGTGGGGCTGCGGCTGCTGCAGGCCCTGCGCCCTGCACGCGAACGCGCGGCCCTGCTGCCCCTGCCGCTGTGGCACGGCCACGGCCTCAGCACCCTGGCGCTGGCCCTCGCGCTGGGCACGCCGCTGCACCTGCGCCGGGGGGCCAGGGCGGCAGAGCTCTGGGCAGTGCTGGCCCAGGAACAGGTGGGCACGCTGGTCGTGGTGCCCACCCTGCTGCGCCGGCTGCTGCAGGAAACGGGCCACGCCCCCGCGCTGCACACGGTGATTTGCGGCTCGGCGCCGCTGGACCCCGCGCTGGCGGTGCAGACCCAGGCGCGCCTGGGCGACGTGCTGTTCAACCTCTACGGCAGCACCGAAACGGGCCTGATCGCCCTGGCCACCCCCGACGACCTGCGCGCCGAGCCGGGCAGCGTGGGCCACCCCCTGCCCGGCGTGCAGGTGCGCACGGCCCCGGACGGCCAGTTGCAGGTGCGCGGCCTGCTGTCGCGCGGTTGGCTGAACACCGGGGACCTGGGCACCCTGGACCCGGCCGGGCGCGTACACCTGCGGGGCCGCGCCGACGACCTGATGATCGTGGGCGGCGAGAACGTGTGGCCCGCGCAGCTTGAAGCGGTGCTGGGCGCGCAGCCCGGCGTGCGGGCCTGCGCGGTGTTCGGCGTGCCGTGCGCGGAGTACGGACAGGCGCCCCTGGCCTTCGTGGAGCTGGCACCAGAAGGCGGCGGCGCAGCCACGCTGCACCAGCGGCTGGCCGAGGTTCTTCCCCGCCGCCTGCGCCCCCGGCTGACGGTGCTGCCCGCCCTGCCGCGCACCGAAACCGGCAAGGTGGCCCGCGCCGAGTTGCGGGCCCGGCTGAGCGAAGCCAGCCTTCTCGTTGCTCGTTAG
- a CDS encoding SDR family NAD(P)-dependent oxidoreductase, whose product MSALARLLLSPPACRDSGALRRAVAGRTILVTGASSGIGAATARHLGQAGATVLLLARREAALDTVAGQIRAAGGQAHVYPANLADPAEVQAVAAQLRADHPRLHAVISNAGRSVRRRAQDGEARQDLPRLLAVNFSGPAALLLALLPALAAGGVVVNVSSVSARHVGAPRWSAYQGSKAGFDLWLHAAGTEWPRVRVASVYLPLVRTPMSAPTRAYRALPALSAEDAAQAVTWPLVRPVVRAAPWWLRGVELAGLLAPHALGRALGALERLERRRGARP is encoded by the coding sequence ATGTCCGCCCTGGCCCGCCTGCTGCTCTCTCCGCCGGCCTGCCGTGATTCTGGGGCGCTGCGGCGGGCGGTGGCGGGGCGCACCATTCTGGTCACGGGGGCATCTTCCGGCATTGGGGCGGCCACCGCGCGGCACCTGGGGCAGGCGGGGGCCACCGTGCTCCTGCTGGCGCGGCGTGAAGCGGCGCTGGACACTGTGGCGGGGCAGATTCGCGCGGCCGGGGGGCAGGCCCACGTCTACCCCGCCAATCTGGCCGACCCGGCCGAGGTGCAGGCGGTGGCGGCGCAGCTGCGGGCGGACCACCCCCGGCTGCATGCGGTGATCAGCAACGCGGGGCGCTCGGTGCGGCGACGGGCGCAGGACGGCGAGGCCAGGCAGGACCTGCCCCGGCTGCTGGCGGTGAATTTCAGCGGGCCGGCGGCGCTGCTGCTGGCGCTGTTGCCCGCGCTGGCGGCCGGGGGCGTGGTGGTGAACGTGTCCAGCGTGTCGGCGCGGCATGTGGGCGCCCCGCGCTGGAGCGCCTACCAGGGCAGCAAGGCGGGCTTTGACCTGTGGCTACACGCCGCCGGCACCGAGTGGCCGCGCGTGCGGGTGGCCAGCGTGTACCTGCCCCTGGTGCGCACCCCCATGAGCGCCCCCACCCGCGCCTACCGCGCTTTGCCTGCCCTGAGTGCCGAGGACGCCGCGCAGGCCGTCACCTGGCCCCTGGTGCGCCCGGTGGTGCGCGCCGCGCCGTGGTGGTTGCGGGGCGTGGAACTGGCGGGCCTGCTGGCGCCGCATGCCCTGGGCCGCGCGCTGGGGGCGCTCGAACGGCTGGAACGCCGGCGGGGGGCCCGCCCATGA
- a CDS encoding prephenate dehydratase — MSQSSAPTVAFQGNPGSYGEIAALNAAPGATARGYPTFHEVARAVESGEVACGVLPVENSLMGAIHQSIDLLSETDLHVTGEVVVRVSHCLMALPGVDLQDIRRVASQQPALDQCTGLIRQHGWQPVAAHDTAGSAKNLAASGERDLAAIASARAAELYGLTILAREIEDEPFNYTRFMILARQEPAPSPVPHKTSLVFAVRHTPGFLVETLGELRGLNLSRIESRPRRDRAWSYLIYVDIEGHAQDPQVAQALAGVLRKASYAKIIGSYPAAQGTVG; from the coding sequence ATGAGTCAGTCTTCTGCCCCCACCGTGGCCTTTCAGGGCAATCCCGGCTCGTACGGCGAGATCGCCGCGCTGAACGCCGCGCCTGGGGCCACGGCGCGCGGCTACCCCACCTTTCACGAGGTGGCGCGCGCCGTGGAGAGCGGCGAGGTGGCCTGCGGCGTGCTGCCGGTGGAAAACAGCCTGATGGGCGCCATTCACCAGAGCATTGACCTGCTCAGCGAAACCGACCTGCATGTGACCGGGGAAGTGGTGGTGCGCGTGTCGCACTGCCTGATGGCCCTGCCCGGCGTGGACTTGCAGGACATCCGGCGGGTGGCGAGCCAGCAGCCCGCGCTGGACCAGTGCACGGGCCTGATTCGGCAGCACGGCTGGCAGCCGGTGGCGGCGCACGACACGGCCGGCAGCGCCAAGAACCTGGCAGCCAGTGGCGAGCGCGATCTGGCGGCCATTGCCAGCGCGCGCGCCGCCGAACTATACGGCCTGACGATTCTGGCCCGCGAAATCGAGGACGAGCCGTTTAACTACACCCGCTTCATGATCCTGGCGCGCCAGGAACCGGCGCCCAGCCCGGTGCCGCACAAGACCAGCCTGGTTTTCGCCGTGCGCCACACCCCCGGCTTTCTGGTGGAAACGCTGGGCGAACTGCGCGGCCTGAACCTCTCGCGCATTGAAAGCCGCCCCCGCCGCGACCGCGCCTGGAGTTACCTGATCTACGTGGACATTGAGGGCCACGCCCAGGACCCCCAGGTGGCCCAGGCCCTGGCGGGCGTGCTGCGCAAAGCCAGCTACGCCAAGATCATCGGCTCGTACCCGGCGGCCCAGGGCACGGTGGGGTGA